The Helicobacter mustelae genome has a segment encoding these proteins:
- a CDS encoding DnaJ family protein, with protein sequence MKKSLYKTLEINENASSEEIKKAYRKLARKYHPDINKEKEAEEKFKEINAAYEILSDPKKRAQYDQFGDSMFGGQDFSDFTRGQGGVSIDEILSKIFGQGGFNAGSSFDFRGFGGFDGGGFGTPDLDLHYQLDITLERAVLGGKENIQLPSGESITINIPEGIKEGEKLRAKGKGKSYQNMRGDVIFGIHILESKTYQRENDDLTMICDIPMKAALFGGTIDVKTLHKDLKLKVPKNTKNNQIFRIKELGVKNRKTNAMGNLFLKANILLPKVEDLSEALQEQLQKELAD encoded by the coding sequence ATGAAAAAGAGTTTGTATAAAACATTAGAAATCAATGAAAACGCAAGCAGCGAAGAAATCAAGAAAGCCTATAGGAAGCTGGCAAGAAAATATCATCCAGATATTAATAAGGAAAAAGAGGCTGAAGAAAAATTTAAAGAAATTAATGCTGCTTATGAAATTTTAAGCGATCCTAAAAAGCGCGCACAATATGATCAGTTTGGAGATAGTATGTTTGGCGGGCAGGATTTTAGTGATTTTACAAGAGGGCAGGGAGGGGTGAGTATTGATGAGATCCTCTCAAAAATCTTTGGGCAGGGAGGTTTTAATGCAGGGAGCTCCTTTGACTTTAGGGGATTTGGAGGCTTTGATGGGGGTGGGTTTGGTACTCCAGATTTGGATTTGCATTATCAATTAGACATCACGTTAGAGAGAGCTGTTTTGGGAGGCAAGGAAAATATCCAGCTTCCTAGTGGTGAAAGCATCACCATTAATATCCCAGAAGGAATCAAGGAGGGGGAGAAGCTTAGAGCAAAAGGCAAGGGGAAGAGTTATCAAAACATGCGCGGTGATGTGATTTTTGGTATTCATATATTGGAGAGTAAGACCTATCAACGCGAGAATGACGATCTTACAATGATTTGTGACATTCCCATGAAGGCTGCGTTATTTGGAGGCACTATAGATGTCAAAACCCTGCATAAGGATTTAAAATTAAAGGTTCCCAAAAATACGAAAAATAATCAGATCTTTCGCATCAAAGAATTGGGAGTAAAAAATCGCAAAACCAATGCAATGGGCAATTTGTTTTTAAAAGCAAATATTCTTCTTCCTAAGGTGGAAGATTTATCAGAGGCATTGCAAGAGCAATTGCAAAAAGAATTAGCAGATTAA
- a CDS encoding heat shock protein transcriptional repressor HspR: protein MYSYDEPVYLISVVAKILEIHPQTLRQYEKEGLIEPGRTDGKMRLYSQRDIDKIKTILRLTRDMGVNLAGVDIILRLKEKLDELDQMNEELYAKLNKKNQSSDLTIKKSSYEVILFSKK, encoded by the coding sequence GTGTATAGTTATGATGAACCTGTGTATCTCATTAGTGTCGTAGCAAAGATTTTAGAAATTCACCCCCAGACCCTGCGCCAATATGAAAAAGAAGGATTGATTGAGCCTGGGCGCACAGATGGCAAAATGCGGCTTTATTCCCAAAGAGATATTGACAAGATCAAAACCATTTTGCGGCTTACGCGCGACATGGGCGTGAATCTGGCGGGAGTGGATATTATCTTGCGTTTGAAAGAAAAGCTTGATGAATTGGATCAGATGAATGAGGAATTGTATGCAAAGCTCAACAAGAAAAACCAAAGCAGCGATCTTACTATCAAAAAAAGCTCTTATGAAGTGATTCTTTTCTCCAAGAAATAA
- a CDS encoding tetratricopeptide repeat protein, with amino-acid sequence MFKTLTLASIYELQGHKEEALSIYQEILKKDPDNFEAKQAMKRLRIHKKFGNVNENAKKMFMQAKSGSEELKNFERWLMQWN; translated from the coding sequence TTGTTTAAAACTCTAACTTTAGCAAGCATCTATGAACTACAGGGTCACAAAGAAGAGGCTCTTAGCATCTATCAGGAGATCCTCAAAAAAGATCCTGATAATTTTGAAGCAAAACAGGCCATGAAGCGCCTAAGAATCCATAAGAAATTTGGCAATGTCAATGAAAATGCCAAGAAAATGTTCATGCAGGCCAAGAGCGGAAGCGAAGAGCTAAAAAACTTTGAAAGGTGGTTGATGCAATGGAATTAA
- the ispG gene encoding flavodoxin-dependent (E)-4-hydroxy-3-methylbut-2-enyl-diphosphate synthase yields MKSRYKTREIHIGNVKIGGDAPISVQSMTFSKTADIKATKEQIDRLHLAGADIVRVAVSDEKDAHALKELKKIATLPIVADIHFRYKFALIAAESVDAIRINPGNIGSKDRIKAVAEACKVRNLPIRIGVNGGSLEKQFEEKYGPTPKGMVESALYNIKLLEDFGFENIKVSLKASDVERTIEAYRMLRPLVDYPFHLGVTEAGTLFHSMIKSSMALGNLLMEGIGDTMRISITGELEEEIKVARAILQYSGRQKSGVNIISCPTCGRIEANLVQMVKEVEKRISHIKTPLQVSVMGCAVNALGEAKHADIAIAFGNKSGLIIKHGKVLCKLPETQLLEAFIKEVESVAQEKETRG; encoded by the coding sequence ATGAAATCTCGTTATAAAACCAGAGAAATTCACATTGGCAATGTTAAGATCGGTGGAGATGCGCCCATCAGCGTGCAAAGTATGACTTTTAGCAAAACTGCAGACATCAAAGCCACCAAAGAACAAATCGATCGCCTGCATCTAGCAGGTGCAGATATTGTGCGCGTAGCAGTGAGTGATGAAAAAGATGCACATGCCCTCAAAGAGCTCAAAAAAATCGCCACCCTCCCCATAGTCGCGGACATTCACTTTCGTTACAAATTTGCACTCATTGCTGCAGAAAGCGTGGATGCCATTCGCATCAATCCTGGAAACATTGGAAGCAAGGACCGCATAAAAGCTGTAGCAGAGGCCTGCAAAGTGCGCAATCTCCCCATCAGAATCGGCGTGAATGGCGGGAGCTTGGAAAAGCAATTTGAAGAGAAATATGGCCCCACCCCAAAGGGTATGGTGGAATCTGCGCTTTATAACATCAAACTATTAGAGGATTTTGGATTTGAGAATATCAAAGTATCGCTCAAAGCCAGTGATGTAGAGCGCACCATAGAGGCCTATCGCATGCTGCGTCCATTGGTGGACTATCCCTTTCATTTAGGAGTGACAGAGGCAGGCACGCTCTTTCATTCTATGATAAAAAGCTCCATGGCATTAGGAAATCTCTTGATGGAGGGGATTGGCGATACGATGCGCATCTCCATCACTGGAGAATTAGAAGAAGAAATCAAAGTAGCTAGGGCAATTTTGCAATATAGCGGCAGGCAAAAATCTGGAGTAAACATCATCTCCTGCCCCACTTGCGGGAGGATTGAGGCCAATTTAGTGCAAATGGTAAAGGAAGTAGAAAAGCGCATTAGCCACATCAAAACCCCATTGCAAGTAAGTGTAATGGGTTGTGCTGTCAATGCACTGGGTGAGGCAAAGCATGCAGATATTGCCATTGCCTTTGGCAACAAAAGCGGACTCATCATCAAGCATGGTAAGGTTCTTTGCAAACTCCCTGAAACACAATTACTCGAAGCATTTATCAAGGAAGTAGAATCTGTTGCGCAAGAAAAAGAAACACGGGGTTAA
- a CDS encoding CiaD-like domain-containing protein — MELKDIILQTIDEYKNESPRAQDAYPVQESLDFKEDFKKEFKDERGESHEKASKNIEIRIDSRFLELLREKTLVLFEGLQSSQTKDIASKLDLVINYLEYQLSLIDETLQNP; from the coding sequence ATGGAATTAAAAGACATCATTTTGCAAACCATTGATGAGTACAAAAATGAATCACCAAGAGCACAGGATGCATACCCTGTGCAAGAATCCCTAGATTTCAAAGAGGATTTCAAAAAGGAATTCAAGGATGAGAGAGGAGAATCACATGAAAAAGCGAGCAAGAATATAGAAATTCGCATTGATTCTCGGTTTTTGGAATTGCTACGCGAAAAGACTTTGGTGCTCTTTGAGGGCCTGCAATCCAGTCAAACCAAAGACATTGCCAGCAAGCTTGATTTGGTCATCAATTACCTAGAATACCAACTCTCCCTGATTGATGAGACACTCCAAAATCCATAA
- the hypA gene encoding hydrogenase/urease nickel incorporation protein HypA, whose product MHEYSVVASLIELCEQNAAHHQASAVEKVIVSIGERSGMDKSLFMSAFETFREESAVCKNSELEIVSQPVVLECKNCHFSFEPKSLEYGSCPQCGGEDLSVLKGTEMLLLRLELV is encoded by the coding sequence ATGCATGAGTATTCTGTGGTGGCTTCATTGATTGAGTTGTGCGAACAAAATGCAGCACATCATCAGGCAAGTGCGGTGGAAAAAGTCATTGTTTCCATCGGAGAGCGTAGTGGCATGGATAAGAGTTTGTTTATGAGTGCATTTGAGACCTTTCGGGAAGAAAGTGCAGTGTGCAAAAATAGTGAATTAGAGATTGTTTCTCAGCCCGTGGTGCTAGAGTGCAAGAATTGTCATTTTAGCTTTGAGCCAAAGAGTCTAGAATATGGCAGCTGTCCGCAGTGCGGTGGGGAAGATTTGAGTGTTTTGAAGGGCACGGAGATGCTGTTATTGCGTTTGGAGCTTGTGTAA
- the arsR gene encoding acid response regulator transcription factor ArsR, which yields MLNILMIEDDIELAEILSEYLEQNDIKVTNYDEPYTGMSAIATHNYDLLLLDLTLPNLDGLEVCKRVAKQKNIPIIISSARSDLDDKVKALEYGADDYIPKPYDPKELLARIHSLLRRYNKKEVKQKEQEKDSVFRIQKDSREVFFKDKKIELTRAEYEILTLLISKKGHVFSREAIAIESESINPESSNKSIDVIIGRLRAKIEDDPKKPKYIISVRGVGYKLEA from the coding sequence ATGCTAAATATTTTAATGATTGAAGATGACATAGAATTGGCAGAGATTTTGAGTGAGTATCTCGAGCAAAATGACATAAAAGTCACCAATTATGACGAGCCTTATACTGGGATGAGTGCCATAGCTACGCATAACTATGATCTCTTGCTGCTAGATCTTACATTGCCAAATCTCGATGGCCTAGAAGTCTGCAAGCGTGTAGCCAAACAAAAAAATATCCCTATCATCATTTCTTCTGCCAGAAGCGATCTTGATGACAAAGTCAAGGCATTAGAATATGGCGCAGATGACTACATCCCCAAACCCTATGATCCCAAAGAGCTGCTCGCACGCATCCACTCCCTGCTAAGGCGCTACAACAAAAAAGAAGTCAAGCAAAAAGAGCAAGAAAAAGACAGCGTTTTTCGTATCCAAAAAGACAGCAGAGAGGTGTTTTTCAAAGACAAAAAAATCGAACTAACCCGCGCAGAATATGAAATACTGACACTGCTCATCAGCAAAAAAGGCCATGTATTCTCCCGTGAGGCCATCGCCATCGAATCTGAATCCATCAATCCTGAAAGCTCAAACAAAAGCATCGATGTCATCATCGGAAGACTTCGTGCAAAAATCGAGGATGACCCCAAAAAACCCAAATATATTATCTCTGTCAGAGGTGTAGGCTATAAGCTTGAAGCATAA
- a CDS encoding replication-associated recombination protein A gives MRNLASLLRPKSFKDFVGQEHLFSKDSVFSRVLESGHFPHSFFYGPPGVGKTTLARIVAKELEMPFLEFNGVDFALESLRCALKEYKNTLIKPVVFIDEVHRLSKNQQEFLLPVMENHQAIILGASTQNPFSILTNALRSRSILLELHPLKSHHLREILQKALDLYPCKITSDARVYLMDSSNGDARAMLHLLDIAMQADEITLPLLKSIRPFRLGEGSSEQDTHYHLASAMIKSIRGSDVDASIYYLARLIASGENPEFIARRLVILASEDIGNANPNALNLAVSTLNAVAKIGYPESRIILSQCVIYLASSPKSNTAYKAINLALDYVKNHAPLPIPPNILPHAKDYLYPHDFGGYVKQNYLHESLEFVQESRCGFEKTLQEWLCKIKQEKK, from the coding sequence ATGCGGAATCTAGCCTCTTTATTGCGCCCCAAGAGTTTTAAGGATTTTGTGGGGCAGGAACATTTATTTAGCAAAGACTCTGTATTTTCAAGGGTGCTAGAGAGTGGGCATTTCCCCCATAGCTTTTTTTATGGGCCCCCAGGAGTGGGCAAAACCACCCTTGCTAGGATTGTTGCCAAAGAGTTGGAGATGCCATTTTTAGAATTCAATGGGGTGGATTTTGCGCTAGAGTCCCTGCGCTGCGCACTCAAAGAGTATAAAAATACCTTGATAAAGCCTGTGGTATTTATCGATGAGGTGCATCGTCTTAGTAAGAATCAACAAGAATTCCTGCTTCCTGTGATGGAGAATCATCAAGCCATCATCCTTGGAGCAAGCACGCAAAATCCTTTCTCTATACTCACAAATGCATTGCGCTCTCGTAGCATTTTGTTAGAACTGCATCCTCTAAAAAGCCATCATTTAAGAGAAATTTTGCAAAAAGCACTCGATCTCTATCCCTGCAAAATCACATCGGATGCAAGGGTTTATTTGATGGATTCTAGTAATGGCGATGCACGTGCAATGCTGCATTTGCTAGATATTGCCATGCAGGCAGATGAGATCACATTGCCCCTGCTAAAAAGCATCCGTCCCTTTAGGCTAGGAGAGGGAAGCAGTGAGCAAGATACGCATTATCATCTTGCCTCTGCTATGATCAAATCCATTCGGGGCAGTGATGTGGATGCAAGTATTTATTATTTGGCAAGATTAATTGCAAGTGGAGAAAATCCTGAATTTATTGCACGCAGGCTTGTGATTTTGGCAAGTGAAGACATCGGTAATGCCAATCCCAATGCCCTCAATCTGGCTGTATCTACTTTGAATGCAGTAGCAAAGATTGGCTATCCAGAATCTCGCATTATTCTCTCTCAATGCGTGATCTATCTTGCAAGTTCCCCCAAATCCAACACCGCATATAAAGCCATCAATCTTGCTCTAGATTATGTCAAAAATCACGCCCCTCTGCCCATCCCTCCAAACATCCTGCCTCATGCAAAGGACTATCTCTATCCCCATGATTTTGGCGGATATGTCAAGCAAAACTATCTTCATGAGTCTCTAGAATTTGTGCAAGAATCGCGATGTGGGTTTGAAAAAACCCTCCAAGAGTGGCTTTGTAAAATCAAGCAGGAAAAGAAGTGA
- a CDS encoding outer membrane family protein: MLKISKFFALAGLLYGCIAHADTAEITSARTIEQAFAGGKIGGHVGLFTQQSTSLKDPSYLDINSSFSYDTLRYHGYKVGAEFWLTGKLFDAKPGNFSGVQQIFIFSHLYASFYNQYEKFGIRVGRYAIDEEWMKHNTEGFSIDYDGIENVSLHFSWAFRNAYTTRFYNSVFRRMFRVVGALLFRGSIQIPQFPLSITPYIYVAPGVFFTPGVKATMNLPLPKQIFLKSKAQFLTYTQYKGWYGPNAGTGVLFELNSSVSWMGLEGGVGGMFTSAKGASMIDGFGQHTPFQRPVGMFRGDARTLYAFGRYSLRYLDVYGAMRTTFLDGKNIFNWEFRVSGTPLRNIKGLELGFSILGMNNPTNAEGFFGGSKKYTLFRGYIQYKF; encoded by the coding sequence ATGTTAAAAATCAGCAAATTCTTTGCTTTGGCAGGATTGTTGTATGGATGCATCGCTCATGCAGACACAGCAGAAATCACAAGCGCAAGAACAATTGAGCAGGCCTTTGCTGGAGGGAAGATCGGAGGGCATGTCGGACTCTTTACACAGCAATCCACCAGTCTAAAAGATCCCTCCTATCTAGATATCAACTCCTCTTTTTCCTATGACACACTGCGCTATCACGGCTATAAGGTTGGTGCGGAATTTTGGCTCACTGGCAAGCTCTTTGATGCAAAACCTGGAAATTTTAGCGGGGTGCAGCAGATTTTTATTTTTTCTCATCTCTATGCAAGCTTTTACAATCAATATGAAAAATTTGGCATTCGCGTGGGGCGCTATGCTATCGATGAAGAATGGATGAAACACAACACAGAGGGCTTTAGCATCGATTACGATGGCATAGAAAATGTGTCCTTACATTTTTCTTGGGCATTTCGTAACGCCTATACCACGAGATTTTATAACAGTGTCTTTCGACGCATGTTTCGCGTCGTGGGAGCACTGCTTTTTCGAGGCTCCATCCAGATCCCGCAATTCCCTCTTAGCATCACTCCCTACATCTATGTTGCCCCTGGAGTATTCTTCACCCCTGGGGTCAAGGCAACCATGAATCTCCCCCTGCCCAAACAGATTTTTTTGAAGTCTAAAGCTCAATTTCTCACCTATACACAATACAAAGGTTGGTATGGCCCCAATGCTGGCACTGGAGTGCTTTTTGAACTCAATAGCTCTGTGAGCTGGATGGGACTTGAGGGGGGTGTTGGAGGGATGTTCACCAGTGCCAAGGGAGCTTCTATGATTGATGGCTTTGGGCAGCATACACCATTCCAGCGCCCTGTTGGAATGTTTCGAGGAGATGCAAGGACTCTCTATGCCTTTGGGCGCTATAGCCTGCGGTATCTTGATGTCTATGGGGCGATGCGTACGACCTTTTTGGATGGCAAAAATATTTTTAACTGGGAATTTCGCGTAAGCGGCACTCCCCTACGCAATATCAAGGGCTTGGAGCTTGGATTCTCCATCCTTGGCATGAATAACCCCACCAATGCAGAGGGATTTTTTGGGGGGAGCAAAAAATACACCTTATTCCGCGGCTACATCCAATACAAATTTTAA
- a CDS encoding DMT family transporter, with protein sequence MHPKNPSLMPNPRPLKPQTSPKVKNSKAQKHHLKRNINITQKSRFMPFPLLFFLALLAEAFIVYASVLVKIVDLPPILLGFYRVFLAIPIFFLFALRKGNLSKIPIKDIALMLLAGVFFGLDLVFFNTALHHTSVTNVNLICSLVVFVLAPIGVFFFKEHLHKSFLLGAGVAVIGIFVLIKGKSDTSIATPYGDFLALLSNVSYSIFLALIYGLRKKYTAMALMVYVCIGSSLLLGIIAEIKEGFMLPNSANAWIYVGLIVLFGQILGQGFFGYIMGKINTQVSSLIMLFSPITAAILGFLILKESIGIFEILGMFIILFGVYIAKR encoded by the coding sequence ATGCATCCAAAAAATCCCAGTCTCATGCCAAATCCAAGGCCTCTCAAACCACAAACAAGCCCAAAAGTCAAAAATTCCAAGGCACAAAAACATCATTTAAAAAGAAATATTAATATTACGCAAAAAAGTCGTTTTATGCCCTTTCCCTTACTTTTTTTCTTGGCACTCCTAGCAGAGGCTTTCATCGTCTATGCCAGTGTTTTGGTCAAAATCGTCGACCTCCCGCCCATCCTGCTTGGCTTTTACCGCGTTTTTTTGGCAATTCCCATCTTTTTCCTCTTTGCCCTGCGCAAGGGTAACCTCAGCAAAATCCCCATCAAAGACATCGCGCTCATGCTGCTTGCGGGAGTGTTTTTTGGCCTGGATTTGGTTTTTTTCAACACCGCACTGCATCACACAAGTGTTACAAATGTCAATCTCATCTGCTCCCTTGTGGTATTTGTGCTCGCACCCATTGGTGTATTTTTTTTCAAAGAACATCTACACAAAAGCTTTTTGCTGGGTGCAGGGGTGGCAGTCATTGGCATCTTTGTCCTCATCAAGGGCAAATCTGATACCAGCATCGCCACTCCCTATGGGGATTTTTTGGCACTTCTTAGCAATGTCTCCTATAGCATTTTTCTTGCATTAATCTATGGCCTGCGCAAGAAATACACCGCCATGGCATTGATGGTATATGTGTGCATCGGCTCCTCGCTGCTGCTAGGAATTATCGCAGAGATAAAAGAGGGCTTCATGCTACCAAACTCCGCTAATGCTTGGATTTATGTGGGGCTCATTGTGCTCTTTGGCCAGATCTTAGGACAGGGATTTTTTGGCTATATCATGGGCAAGATCAACACACAAGTCTCTTCTCTCATCATGCTTTTTTCGCCAATCACTGCAGCTATTTTGGGCTTTTTGATTCTAAAGGAATCCATTGGTATTTTTGAGATTTTGGGAATGTTTATTATTCTTTTTGGGGTATACATTGCAAAAAGATAG
- a CDS encoding WD40 repeat domain-containing protein — protein sequence MHTVLSLAHNRDYLLFADSHYGVYLYSIPEKKVLFGKRVSRDTTKHHMYSKAIACSDQGYIFIANAGDRLCNLCRVSENGFKIKAKIQWHKAKVNSVAFSQDSKLFAIGGEDGRVFLYTTSDAKFYAILPIQPEYISCMSFDSANHYFVFATFEKKILVFDLYSCTTLSEVDVPSVVESLVFFNHDKQILFVCKDGEVGVYDIFSNQTRNIKINYTWLNQCVLHRNEKYAYIAGRENKLLVYKIATNRIFLELTLPESGVSFMRLVGELLCICFISGRVIFLDSRYGYQEFEQLLLAKNYEEAKAFAEVNNVLLKLEDLYEKTRLENWSEVLKDILNLFINNEVDNALHVAEPYLEDPILEREFRYYFDEKEVILQFLQLIQKEKYTDVYAMANAKHGLRKLVLFAELERYFSSIFEACKNILEKDGVRGTVRVRKVLEPFMRVSEKREQIEFLLQNFLQYQNIQKAFKDNDYISCFALADKFIFLQKTKAYQKALQHCSNLLYHIKENMQSKKYEDLESEIAMLKRIPYFKDEAEGLIHFFLHQEEFKRDFDKQNYAACYELLERYPNLYACDAYFALEELVLNVLQKALDLAKHGNTSGVYHELEKFLTLEKWKRRIKTIFQIAYFYEIKYNNAQINPIDAHATLQQYIDFFGKTSEFRVLCEQKNLEQVFDEILERRTEMRYLETILVGAGHA from the coding sequence TTGCACACTGTTTTGTCCCTCGCCCACAATCGCGATTATTTGCTGTTTGCAGATTCTCATTATGGGGTGTATCTTTATTCCATCCCAGAAAAAAAAGTCCTCTTTGGTAAGCGTGTATCCCGCGACACCACTAAGCACCATATGTATTCCAAGGCCATTGCCTGTTCTGATCAAGGCTATATTTTCATCGCAAATGCCGGCGATAGGCTTTGCAATCTTTGCAGGGTAAGTGAGAATGGATTCAAAATCAAAGCAAAGATCCAGTGGCACAAGGCAAAGGTCAATAGCGTGGCATTCTCTCAGGATTCAAAACTGTTCGCCATAGGCGGGGAAGATGGAAGAGTCTTTCTCTACACCACCTCAGATGCCAAGTTTTATGCCATTTTGCCTATCCAGCCAGAATACATCTCTTGCATGAGTTTTGATAGCGCCAATCATTATTTTGTCTTTGCCACCTTTGAAAAAAAGATTTTGGTCTTTGATTTGTATTCCTGCACCACACTCAGCGAGGTGGATGTGCCAAGTGTCGTAGAATCTCTAGTATTTTTTAATCATGATAAACAAATTTTATTTGTATGTAAGGATGGGGAAGTTGGGGTGTATGATATTTTCAGCAATCAAACAAGAAATATCAAAATCAATTATACTTGGCTCAATCAATGTGTTTTGCACAGGAATGAAAAATATGCCTATATTGCAGGGCGTGAAAATAAATTACTTGTTTACAAAATCGCTACAAATAGGATTTTTTTAGAGCTCACGCTTCCTGAATCAGGAGTGAGTTTCATGCGTCTGGTTGGTGAATTGCTCTGCATCTGCTTTATCAGTGGGCGTGTGATCTTTTTGGATAGTCGCTATGGCTATCAGGAGTTTGAGCAGCTTTTGCTGGCCAAAAATTATGAAGAGGCAAAGGCCTTTGCAGAGGTAAATAATGTGCTTTTAAAGCTTGAGGATCTCTATGAAAAAACTCGCCTAGAGAATTGGTCAGAGGTACTAAAAGATATTCTCAATTTATTTATCAATAATGAAGTGGATAATGCCCTCCATGTCGCAGAGCCTTATTTGGAGGATCCCATACTAGAGAGAGAATTCCGTTATTATTTTGATGAGAAAGAGGTGATTTTGCAATTTTTGCAATTGATTCAAAAAGAAAAATACACCGATGTCTATGCCATGGCAAATGCTAAGCATGGACTGCGAAAGCTCGTGCTTTTTGCAGAATTAGAGCGGTATTTTTCCTCTATTTTTGAAGCTTGTAAAAATATTCTAGAAAAAGATGGTGTTCGGGGTACGGTGCGTGTGAGGAAGGTTTTGGAACCCTTCATGAGAGTGAGTGAAAAAAGAGAGCAGATTGAATTTTTGCTGCAGAATTTTCTGCAATACCAAAACATCCAAAAAGCATTCAAGGATAATGATTATATTTCGTGCTTTGCCCTTGCTGATAAATTTATATTTTTACAAAAAACAAAGGCATACCAAAAGGCACTGCAGCATTGTAGCAATCTGCTCTATCACATCAAAGAAAATATGCAGAGTAAGAAATATGAAGATTTAGAAAGCGAGATTGCAATGCTCAAAAGAATCCCTTATTTCAAGGATGAGGCAGAGGGGTTGATTCATTTTTTTCTTCATCAAGAGGAATTCAAAAGAGATTTTGACAAGCAAAATTATGCAGCCTGTTATGAACTTTTGGAGCGCTATCCCAACCTCTATGCCTGTGATGCATATTTTGCACTAGAGGAGCTTGTTTTGAATGTGTTGCAAAAGGCCCTAGATCTAGCAAAGCATGGCAATACCAGTGGCGTTTATCATGAATTAGAGAAATTCCTTACCCTGGAGAAGTGGAAAAGACGCATCAAAACCATTTTTCAAATTGCGTATTTTTATGAAATTAAATATAATAACGCCCAGATAAACCCCATTGATGCGCACGCTACTCTGCAACAATACATCGATTTTTTTGGCAAGACCAGTGAGTTTCGGGTATTGTGCGAGCAAAAAAATCTCGAGCAAGTTTTTGATGAGATTTTGGAGAGGCGGACTGAGATGCGCTATCTAGAAACGATTTTGGTAGGAGCAGGACATGCATGA